CAGtgagtatttttatttctggGTGAGTGTGATTggtttgtgaatgtgtgactggtTAGTTTGCAAATTGTATTGCTAGTTTGGAGAATATGGGATTGTGTGTTAGGTCTGAGTGTGATGTTTGTGATGTGTGTTGAGAGATTTCATCTTGGGACACTTTGGAACGTTCTAGGATATTTAGGTCATCTTGGGACACTTTGGAACACCTTAGGACACTTAGGCTACTCAGATCACTTAGGCCACTTTGGGACACCTTAGGACATTTAGGTTACTCAGATCATTTAGGTCACTTTGGGACACCTTAGGACACTTAGGTCACTTTGGGACACTTAGGTCACTTTGGGACACTTAGATCACTTTGGGACACTTAGGTTACTTAGACCACTTAGGTTACTTTGGAACACTGTAGGACACTTAGGACACCTTGGGACATTTTAGGACACTTAGGTGTCacttttgggggtttgaggatctgggcatttgggaaattaggagaaacggaaatttggaggttgagaatttggaactttgggaaattgggaagatggaaatttgggggtttgagaatttggaaatttaagaaattgggaaaatggaaatttgggggtttgaaaaattggaaatctgggaaattaggaaaatggaaatttaagggtttgagaatttggaaatttggaaaattgggaagatggaaatttgggggtttgagaaattggaaatttgagaaattgggaaaatggaaatttgggagtttgaaaaattgcaaatctgggaaattaggaaaatggaaatttaagggtttgagaatttggaaatttggaaaattgggaagatggaaatttgagggtttgagaatttggaaatttaagaaattgggaaaatggaaatttgggagtttgaaaaattgcaaatctgggaaattgggaaaatggaaatttaagggtttgagaatttggaaatttggaaaattgggaagatggaaatttgggggtttgagaatttggaaatttgaaaaattgggaaaatggaaatttgggagtttgagaaattgcaaatctgggaaattaggaaaatggaaatttaagggtttgagaatttggaaatttggaaaattgggaagatggaaatttgggggttgagaatttagaaatttggaaaattggaaaaatgggaatttggaggtttgagaaattggaaatttggaaatatggttatataggaaattgaaaacttgggaacttggaaaatatagaaatttggaaaattacttTGGAACACTGTAGGACACATAGGTCACCTTGGGACATTCTAGGACACTTAGGTGTCACTTTAGGACACTTAGGTCATTTGAGGAGACAGATCACTTTGGGACACTTATAATACCTTGGGACACTCTAGGACACTTAGACTACCTTAGAACACTTTGGACCACTTAGGTCACATTAGGACACTCTGATCCACtgcaattttattatgttaaaaatgtttgatGTTAAATATTTGTAGTGTGTAATACAGAGATTCTACTGTGCTTTTAGctagatattttttatattgaaatgaACTTTTCATAATAAGCTACTCATATGTTGCAGCAAACACAGAGGCGTTGGTAAATGCTCAAGGTAAAGAGGTGACCGACAAAAATGGCGTCCAAAGGATCGACATCGATAAACTAGTAACAAAAATCCGCGTTGGTGATGGAAATATCAAGTTGAAAGCTCCTCCATCTCACAGTTTAGCTGGTAAATAATGTTCCTAAAATTGACAATGTTGATAATATGAACAAAGTTGATAACATTGACTGCTTTATATAACATTTCTATTTTATCCTTACAGCCGACGCAGCAGCCACCTTCTTCAACTCAAATCCCCGTCTCGTTCTGGACATCGCGAGCCCCATAATCGAGGACACAGCAGCAACTGTGAGCAGAGCCTTAGCCGCCAGAGCACTGGGTGTGCTCACCAAAGACGAATTACTCCCCTAGTCCCTAATTATTTAGACCACCCATCAAGCAACTGCTTCTAAGACTACAAAACAACGAGCTTACGTTGACTGAAACGAGCGAGTTTTGTTGATCGTGATACATCGTCGAGTACAACTTAATACGATCGATTAACGTACCGATGCCAACCCACAAGTTGGTCAAAGCAAAAAAAGCACCGTGACTTCCACTTcggaaaataagaataacaactGCAATCTcactcactctcgagacgttgcCGACTGTCATTTGGAGGTTAGAAAGCGTTGGAACGAGATTCGAAGTTTTGAGAtcgtttcgaaatttggagctttagtttcagaaattttgaatattcgcgctctggaatttggaagatcgaAAGTTAAGAAGGTTGAATGATTTTGGAATGATCGAAATGTGCAGAGGTTAGgactttcaaaaattggaaTTCAGGAAGGGACTTaaagttgaaactttgggtGATTCGAACTTTGGAAAGTGGGGACTGGAAGGTTAGAATTTTGCGAGGTTGAGACTTTGAAGGTTGGAACatagggaaggttggaactttgaaagatcGAACCTTCGGATGATTCAAACTTTAGAAGACTACTTTGGACGGTTGAAACATTGCAtgctgggactttggaaggtcaGAACTTTGGAAAGTcgaaactttgcaaggttggatCCCTGAAAGGGACTATCAAAAGGTACTTTAGAAGGTTGGAACCTTGCAAGGTAACTTTGGAAGATCAACTTTGGAACGTAAGAACTTTGAaaggttggaacttgagaagaaTTGTGCGACCGCTCGAGCcgataccgccgaaaatacgtgtgtcGTCCATTTTCTATTCGAACCAATCGTAGCTCTTCTAACGCCAGcctctcacgcgccaactcgtgggttgacatcggtagagCCTCGATTAATTGTTACACAATTAATCGCGCAGTAATTTAAGTTTAGTTGTAAACAAATTACATCacgttactgttattgttacttTCTAGCACTTTGTTTaacatttaacaataaaatgACGATCGAACGATCTACTAAACAAttgtgttttattaaaaatttttagttaaaaactttatacaaaaaattgataatattgaactttcatcattaaataaattttacataaaaaattagtCACATAGGGAAAAATGATAGAAAAcaacaaaatttcttttaaaaaaagaatcaaCAATGTtgtgaataattatatttaattgatACAAGTTTTTGAATGGTATCACATATTCAACCAAAACCACATTGGAATcaactaataaaatataatgtacacTTTGAACAATCAGTAGAATACTGTTCGGAGatgtttgtttttaataaaatttaattaaccgtCGGGGAATAATTCTTTGTACGTGAAAGATTTGGTGATCTTGTTGGCGACGTTCGTGAAAAGTTCTGCTAAGGATGTTTCCAGAACTGGTGTTAGTTCATCCACTACGAGGGCGTTGTTGTTGTTCAACAATTCGTGGCTGGCTGCAGCTgtttaaaaacagaaataaagTTATAAATGATTTTTACGGTTTATTAGTTGTTGTATTGTTGTGTGATCTTTTATGGGACGGTTACTTATCGAACGTCTCTGTTTTTCGTTTCGGATCTCCTAATatttaattcctcaattccacaaattttcaaaatgttgaattcttgaattcttgaatttttaaatttttaaatttttaaattctcaaatttccaaatttccaagctctcaaatttccaagcactcaaatttccaagctctcaaatttccaaattctcaaatttccaagcactcaaatctccaaattctcaaactttcaagctctcaaatttccaaattctcaaatttccaagctctcaaatttccaaattctcaaatttccaagctctcaaatttccaagcactcaaatctccaaattctcaaatttccaagcactcaaattttcaaatttctaaattcccaaattctcaaatttccaaatttctaaattttcaaacttctaaattcccaaacttctaaattctcaaattctcaaatttccaaatttctaaattcccaaattctcaaatttccagatttctcaattcccaaattctcaaatatccaaatcctcaaactcccaaattttcaaattactgaagACTCAagtcccctaattctcaaatccctaaattcccaaattccaaaattctcaagtttccaaatttctaaatttccaaacttctaaattcccaaacttctaaattctcaaattctcaaatttccaaatttctaaattcccaaattctcaaatttccagatttctcaattcccaaattctcaaatatccaaatcctcaaactcccaaattttcaaattactgaagACTCAagtcccctaattctcaaaatccccaaattcttaaatccccaaattctcaaatccccaaattctcaaaatccccaaattctcaaaatccccaaattctctaattccaaaatcctcaaaccccaaatccccaaaatccccaacacCCAAAAATAACCCCAGCAAATAATCCTTCAAACAACATAACAAACGTTAATAAAAAACATCAACATCACTTACCAAGAACCGTATCACCACCAAATAAGTTACTAAAGTGTAAATTAGCGTTTCCAATTCTAATTTTAATCTTCATCCTCTCGAAGTTCAGGTAAACGTCATTGTCTCGGAACACTTTGTTTGCTTTCAGAACAACGTCAGAGTCGTAGTCATCTTAAATACAAAAAGGAGCTCGTTGATTTAATGATGTTGACTCAGaagtttattttcatttctatgTAATCGATATGTGTGAGTGGAAAAAAATTCTATTTATGTTCGGTGAATCATTaccttttttcaaatatttctttttcgaCGTTGTACGTCGGTAACGAGTTGTGTAATCATGGAATAAAATCAGATAAAAAGAAGATGGAGTATTTTACATGTATCGTAGTTTGTGGAAAAAGTGTATTAATTAATTGCATGTGCTTAACACTGTTATGTAgactgtatgtatgtatacattcacaaatatttataaatattctgtGTTAGAATATTATACTAGTATACtggtatacatacatacatatgcacacacatgtgacacatacatatgtgtatattacaCAGAAGGTTAACATATGGATATATTACACAGAaggtgtataacatatgtgaatattacACAGAaggtgtataacatatgtgaatattacACAGAaggtgtataacatatgtgtatattacaCAGAAGGATAACATATGTGTGTATTACACAGAaggtgtataacatatgtgtatattacaCAGAaggtgtataacatatgtgtatattacaCAGAAGgttaacatatgtgtatattacaCAGAaggtgtataacatatgtgaatattacACAGAAGgttaacatatgtgtatattacaCAGGaggtgtataacatatgtgtatattacaCAGAaggtgtataacatatgtgtatattacaCAGAaggtgtataacatatgtgtatacatatacatatatatgtgtgtatgtgtgcatgtgtgtatattagacacatatgtgtacattacaCAGTAAGAAGTACAACATATGTGTATAGAATATAGTACATATagatatatatgtgtgtgtgtgtgtgtgtatacatatacacatatgttatgcATCTTACTAtgtaatatacacatatgtgtcacattaagtacaattactattatatccCATTTTAACATTACTATATAGTAATATACTATACTaaaagaaattgtagttccactAATTGTTTTATTATCTAACCAGTTTTATTAACTgcagattaaatattaaatgtaaactAACTATTAAGTATCTTAAATCTTACCATTCAACTATTGAATATAACATTCCCTAAAGTTTTCTAAAAACAATGATTATGTCTTGCAATTATTGAGGTTGAAAAGGTCATAGTAAGATTCGATGAAATTTTACTGTGACGTCGTGTTAAATAAAAAAGCGTTGAAGAGTTATTGAAAATAGCTTACCAAAGTGTCCGGTGAGGTCTCCCTCCCCTGCGAGGTGGAGCAAGAGCACCCTTGCATCGATTTGATACTTTCCTTGAAAATTCAGTCTGTCGAACGACACCTTAAAGGTGAACTTCACGTTCTCCACGTCTGCCTTCAAGTCTCTCACTTTGAATTTTGATGGGCCTGATACCTGCATTCGAAATGACAGAGGAAGTTTGCCAAGTAAAGTTCAAGGTCATTAAGTTGACCTTCGATTGATCTTCAAACGACCTTCAATtgattttcaattaattatttctaatttgtaCTGTTGCACTATGTACACTAATTATAGAATCCTGTGTCGTACAAGACACTCTGTGTTATATTGCAACATTGCAATAAATGTACCTCTACCATTTCATCCATTAAAATTTGATGGATATTGAATTTAATGAAAGAcatttgaattaattaattatagtcaaaataaatgaaactttgattacaGTAATTAGTTCACCCAATGAAATTACAAGGAGTCATTCTTGCActccatggcaatataacgagaggtccatgtacaaataaatgaaactaGCACCTTGATGTATGTTgaaattggaaagttagaaattggcAGAACTAATTAATTTACCTTCAAGTCAGTTAAATTAACGTCGAGTCTTGCACCAACTGGTCCCCTGGTTAAGCGAATTTCCTTTAATAAGAGTGGCTCTATAGGAGGAGCTTCTAATTCTGGGATTCCTGAGGATAATTTTTCACGAAGCTCCTCTATAGTGTTCGCGATGCATGCGTTGATGTCTGGTTCGCTCTTCTTGCATGTTTTTATGTATGGTGCTGTAAGATGAGTTTTAATATTGTCATTaggtgaaaaattataatagttCTTTTATAGGGGAGGGATTTTTTTAGgatgggaattttttaataaaaattttgataggTAATtcgaatttgagactttggaaatttgggaaaggggggtttgaaaatttggggagatggaaatttgggagtttgagaacttggaaatttgggaaatttagaaggtgggaatttgggggtttgagaatttagaaatttaggaaatttagaaggtgggaatttgggggtttgagaatttagaaatttgagaaattgggaaaatgaaaatttaggggtatgagaaattgggaaaatggaaatttgggcgtttgagaatttgaaaatttgggaaatttggaaaatggaaatttgagggtttgagaatttggaaatttgggaaattgggaaaatggaaatttgagagtttgagaatttggaaatttgggaaatttagaaggtgggaatttaggggtttgagaatttggaaatttgagaaattgggaaaatggaaattttgggttttgagaatttggaaatttgggaatttgggggattgagaaattggaaatttatgaactcgaaagatttgtgaatttgaaaattaaaaaattagaaaaatttgatattgtgcaaaatttcattaattgaaaatttcatagttTGACAACTTACTAATTGAACGTACAAAAAGAAAATTCTaagataaagaaaataaaaagatatttgaAAGTCACTAAACGTCCAAGTAAGTATTGATCAACGGTTCACCAGATGTGTGGAAAGATATTAAAACATGGTAAAGTATTCGCGATCTTGATTTTGTATTCGAACGAGTTCAAGGCCGTGAGTGCAGTGGCGCTTTTAAAACCGAAAGCGGCGTACAACGAATTTTGCAATCGACTGGTTAAAATGTATGTGGCACGTTTTTGCCTTCCCTGCAGCACACTTGCTGAACTGGAATTTCGTAATCGATGTTTAATGTCAACGTCTTCTACGACTGATTAAGTCTTGcgacttttatttttactttacttGGGCATTGGTGAATCTAACAAAAATCTTAACAAAAAATGCCAGCAAAAATCCTAACTAAAAATGTTAGCAAAAAACGTTAACTAAAAATGTtagcaaa
This genomic window from Megachile rotundata isolate GNS110a chromosome 14, iyMegRotu1, whole genome shotgun sequence contains:
- the LOC100875286 gene encoding protein takeout; the encoded protein is MCALLARVCFTATLFSAVFAAIPPYIKTCKKSEPDINACIANTIEELREKLSSGIPELEAPPIEPLLLKEIRLTRGPVGARLDVNLTDLKVSGPSKFKVRDLKADVENVKFTFKVSFDRLNFQGKYQIDARVLLLHLAGEGDLTGHFDDYDSDVVLKANKVFRDNDVYLNFERMKIKIRIGNANLHFSNLFGGDTVLAAASHELLNNNNALVVDELTPVLETSLAELFTNVANKITKSFTYKELFPDG